From the genome of Spinacia oleracea cultivar Varoflay chromosome 2, BTI_SOV_V1, whole genome shotgun sequence, one region includes:
- the LOC110800118 gene encoding probable glycosyltransferase At5g20260 isoform X2, with translation MAKTPTKLLLILPTFLILTLFFYLSIFHQNKFNFNLLSKLFRPPFDNPSINNIINHTHHPHDHDHDDNISYFTMLVKQEKEKKKKKNNQSSLEKIEDGLARARSSIQEATRTRSCKSEEEEIFVPRGPVYRNPYAFQQSHREMVKRFKIWTYKEGERPLVHQGPMSYFYGIEGHFIQEMEDGTSSINKFMARHPDEAHVFFLPFSIVNMRLSFYKPLDYDRGPINKVSLDYVNVVAQKHPYWNRTHGADHFMLSCHDWAPEISFANPQLLKNLIRALCNANTSEGFQPMRDVPIPEINVPGKDLNQPGLGLRTSKRRILAFFAGGNHGHVRKSLFAQWEKDSEIQLYEHLPKNQNYFQMLGQSKFCLCPSGYEVASSRIVEAIRAECVPVIIKDNYSFPFSDVLDWNRFSIYVPKAKIPEIKTMLKGISPRQYAKLVRGVRSVKWHFTLNRPSKPFDLIHMVLHSIWLRRLNIRLPY, from the exons ATGGCTAAAACACCCACAAAATTATTGCTAATACTCCCTACATTTCTCATTCTAACCTTGTTCTTCTACTTATCTATCTTTCACCAAAACAAGTTTAACTTCAATCTTCTTTCTAAGCTTTTCCGGCCACCTTTCGATAATCCTTCCATTAATAACATCATTAATCATACTCATCATCCTCATGATCATGATcatgatgacaacatctcatatTTTACCATGCTAGTT AAACAGGaaaaagagaagaagaagaagaagaataatCAGAGTAGTTTGGAGAAGATTGAGGATGGTTTGGCCCGAGCTCGTAGCTCTATCCAGGAAGCAACCCGTACCCGGAGTTGTAAGTCGGAGGAAGAGGAGATATTTGTTCCAAGAGGACCGGTTTACCGGAATCCGTATGCTTTTCAACA GAGCCACAGAGAAATGGTAAAAAGATTCAAGATATGGACCTACAAAGAAGGGGAAAGACCCTTGGTGCACCAAGGACCAATGAGCTACTTCTATGGCATAgaaggccatttcatccaagaAATGGAGGACGGAACGAGCTCAATCAACAAGTTCATGGCTCGCCACCCTGATGAGGCGCACGTCTTCTTTCTCCCCTTCAGTATCGTAAACATGAGGCTATCGTTTTACAAGCCCCTCGACTATGACCGCGGTCCTATCAACAAGGTGTCGTTAGACTATGTCAATGTGGTAGCTCAGAAGCATCCTTATTGGAATAGAACTCACGGGGCTGATCATTTCATGCTCTCGTGCCATGATTGG GCACCGGAGATCTCATTCGCCAACCCGCAGTTGTTGAAGAATCTTATAAGAGCACTTTGTAACGCCAATACGTCTgagggatttcaacccatgagAGATGTTCCCATCCCGGAAATTAATGTCCCGGGTAAGGACTTAAACCAACCAGGGTTGGGTTTGCGAACAAGTAAGCGCCGAATCCTTGCATTTTTCGCCGGTGGTAACCATGGACACGTTAGAAAGTCCTTATTCGCGCAATGGGAAAAGGACAGCGAAATCCAACTCTACGAACACCTACCAAAGAATCAAAACTACTTTCAAATGTTAGGGCAAAGCAAGTTTTGCTTGTGCCCTAGTGGTTATGAAGTGGCAAGTTCGAGAATTGTAGAAGCTATTCGTGCAGAGTGCGTACCAGTGATTATCAAAGATAATTATTCGTTTCCTTTCAGTGATGTTCTTGATTGGAATCGATTTTCGATCTATGTTCCAAAGGCGAAAATACCCGAGATTAAGACAATGTTGAAAGGTATTTCTCCTAGACAGTATGCGAAATTGGTAAGAGGAGTAAGGAGTGTGAAATGGCATTTTACGTTGAATAGACCTTCTAAACCATTTGATTTGATTCATATGGTGTTGCATTCTATATGGTTACGTAGGCTTAATATAAGATTGCCATATTAA
- the LOC110800118 gene encoding probable glycosyltransferase At5g20260 isoform X3: MVKRFKIWTYKEGERPLVHQGPMSYFYGIEGHFIQEMEDGTSSINKFMARHPDEAHVFFLPFSIVNMRLSFYKPLDYDRGPINKVSLDYVNVVAQKHPYWNRTHGADHFMLSCHDWAPEISFANPQLLKNLIRALCNANTSEGFQPMRDVPIPEINVPGKDLNQPGLGLRTSKRRILAFFAGGNHGHVRKSLFAQWEKDSEIQLYEHLPKNQNYFQMLGQSKFCLCPSGYEVASSRIVEAIRAECVPVIIKDNYSFPFSDVLDWNRFSIYVPKAKIPEIKTMLKGISPRQYAKLVRGVRSVKWHFTLNRPSKPFDLIHMVLHSIWLRRLNIRLPY, encoded by the exons ATGGTAAAAAGATTCAAGATATGGACCTACAAAGAAGGGGAAAGACCCTTGGTGCACCAAGGACCAATGAGCTACTTCTATGGCATAgaaggccatttcatccaagaAATGGAGGACGGAACGAGCTCAATCAACAAGTTCATGGCTCGCCACCCTGATGAGGCGCACGTCTTCTTTCTCCCCTTCAGTATCGTAAACATGAGGCTATCGTTTTACAAGCCCCTCGACTATGACCGCGGTCCTATCAACAAGGTGTCGTTAGACTATGTCAATGTGGTAGCTCAGAAGCATCCTTATTGGAATAGAACTCACGGGGCTGATCATTTCATGCTCTCGTGCCATGATTGG GCACCGGAGATCTCATTCGCCAACCCGCAGTTGTTGAAGAATCTTATAAGAGCACTTTGTAACGCCAATACGTCTgagggatttcaacccatgagAGATGTTCCCATCCCGGAAATTAATGTCCCGGGTAAGGACTTAAACCAACCAGGGTTGGGTTTGCGAACAAGTAAGCGCCGAATCCTTGCATTTTTCGCCGGTGGTAACCATGGACACGTTAGAAAGTCCTTATTCGCGCAATGGGAAAAGGACAGCGAAATCCAACTCTACGAACACCTACCAAAGAATCAAAACTACTTTCAAATGTTAGGGCAAAGCAAGTTTTGCTTGTGCCCTAGTGGTTATGAAGTGGCAAGTTCGAGAATTGTAGAAGCTATTCGTGCAGAGTGCGTACCAGTGATTATCAAAGATAATTATTCGTTTCCTTTCAGTGATGTTCTTGATTGGAATCGATTTTCGATCTATGTTCCAAAGGCGAAAATACCCGAGATTAAGACAATGTTGAAAGGTATTTCTCCTAGACAGTATGCGAAATTGGTAAGAGGAGTAAGGAGTGTGAAATGGCATTTTACGTTGAATAGACCTTCTAAACCATTTGATTTGATTCATATGGTGTTGCATTCTATATGGTTACGTAGGCTTAATATAAGATTGCCATATTAA
- the LOC110800118 gene encoding probable glycosyltransferase At5g20260 isoform X1 has product MAKTPTKLLLILPTFLILTLFFYLSIFHQNKFNFNLLSKLFRPPFDNPSINNIINHTHHPHDHDHDDNISYFTMLVKKQEKEKKKKKNNQSSLEKIEDGLARARSSIQEATRTRSCKSEEEEIFVPRGPVYRNPYAFQQSHREMVKRFKIWTYKEGERPLVHQGPMSYFYGIEGHFIQEMEDGTSSINKFMARHPDEAHVFFLPFSIVNMRLSFYKPLDYDRGPINKVSLDYVNVVAQKHPYWNRTHGADHFMLSCHDWAPEISFANPQLLKNLIRALCNANTSEGFQPMRDVPIPEINVPGKDLNQPGLGLRTSKRRILAFFAGGNHGHVRKSLFAQWEKDSEIQLYEHLPKNQNYFQMLGQSKFCLCPSGYEVASSRIVEAIRAECVPVIIKDNYSFPFSDVLDWNRFSIYVPKAKIPEIKTMLKGISPRQYAKLVRGVRSVKWHFTLNRPSKPFDLIHMVLHSIWLRRLNIRLPY; this is encoded by the exons ATGGCTAAAACACCCACAAAATTATTGCTAATACTCCCTACATTTCTCATTCTAACCTTGTTCTTCTACTTATCTATCTTTCACCAAAACAAGTTTAACTTCAATCTTCTTTCTAAGCTTTTCCGGCCACCTTTCGATAATCCTTCCATTAATAACATCATTAATCATACTCATCATCCTCATGATCATGATcatgatgacaacatctcatatTTTACCATGCTAGTT AAGAAACAGGaaaaagagaagaagaagaagaagaataatCAGAGTAGTTTGGAGAAGATTGAGGATGGTTTGGCCCGAGCTCGTAGCTCTATCCAGGAAGCAACCCGTACCCGGAGTTGTAAGTCGGAGGAAGAGGAGATATTTGTTCCAAGAGGACCGGTTTACCGGAATCCGTATGCTTTTCAACA GAGCCACAGAGAAATGGTAAAAAGATTCAAGATATGGACCTACAAAGAAGGGGAAAGACCCTTGGTGCACCAAGGACCAATGAGCTACTTCTATGGCATAgaaggccatttcatccaagaAATGGAGGACGGAACGAGCTCAATCAACAAGTTCATGGCTCGCCACCCTGATGAGGCGCACGTCTTCTTTCTCCCCTTCAGTATCGTAAACATGAGGCTATCGTTTTACAAGCCCCTCGACTATGACCGCGGTCCTATCAACAAGGTGTCGTTAGACTATGTCAATGTGGTAGCTCAGAAGCATCCTTATTGGAATAGAACTCACGGGGCTGATCATTTCATGCTCTCGTGCCATGATTGG GCACCGGAGATCTCATTCGCCAACCCGCAGTTGTTGAAGAATCTTATAAGAGCACTTTGTAACGCCAATACGTCTgagggatttcaacccatgagAGATGTTCCCATCCCGGAAATTAATGTCCCGGGTAAGGACTTAAACCAACCAGGGTTGGGTTTGCGAACAAGTAAGCGCCGAATCCTTGCATTTTTCGCCGGTGGTAACCATGGACACGTTAGAAAGTCCTTATTCGCGCAATGGGAAAAGGACAGCGAAATCCAACTCTACGAACACCTACCAAAGAATCAAAACTACTTTCAAATGTTAGGGCAAAGCAAGTTTTGCTTGTGCCCTAGTGGTTATGAAGTGGCAAGTTCGAGAATTGTAGAAGCTATTCGTGCAGAGTGCGTACCAGTGATTATCAAAGATAATTATTCGTTTCCTTTCAGTGATGTTCTTGATTGGAATCGATTTTCGATCTATGTTCCAAAGGCGAAAATACCCGAGATTAAGACAATGTTGAAAGGTATTTCTCCTAGACAGTATGCGAAATTGGTAAGAGGAGTAAGGAGTGTGAAATGGCATTTTACGTTGAATAGACCTTCTAAACCATTTGATTTGATTCATATGGTGTTGCATTCTATATGGTTACGTAGGCTTAATATAAGATTGCCATATTAA